A window of bacterium genomic DNA:
CAAAATTTTAGGATTAAACTATTTTTAAACCAAGGAGGTTTCGATGGTTGAGATACGTACCCATGGAAGGGGTGGACAAGGAGCTGTTATAGCTTCAAAAATCATCGCTGATGCTGCCTTTAAAGTAGGTAAATATGCCCAATCCTTTCCTCAGTTTGGCGTAGAGCGAAGAGGCGCCCCGGTTGTAGCCTTTACAAGGATCGCAGAAAAAGAGGATGAACTGCCAGTTCGTTCAAATATCTATGAGCCAGATCACCTTATCATTCTCGACCCTACTCTTTTG
This region includes:
- a CDS encoding 2-oxoacid:acceptor oxidoreductase family protein, with product MVEIRTHGRGGQGAVIASKIIADAAFKVGKYAQSFPQFGVERRGAPVVAFTRIAEKEDELPVRSNIYEPDHLIILDPTLL